The nucleotide window TCAAGCTTATCTGCCGGTATACCCACACCGGAATCACTTACAATAAAACGGATGTATGCCTTATTGCCCTTCATATTCATTAGAGACGCATCAAGGGATATTTTCCCTTTTTCCGTGAATTTCACTGCATTGCCTACCAGGTTAGTGATGATTTGGTTAAGCCTGACGGAATCACCCTTCAGCGCTACAGGAAGATCATCCGACATATTGAGATCAACCTCAACGCCTTTTGCTTTCGCTCTAATTACAAAAGTCTGCTTAACGCTATTCAACAGATCATGTAAGTTGAAGTCTGTTTCTTCAAGATCAATCTTTCCTGCTTCAATCTTCGAAAAATCGAGAATATCACTGATTAGCGACAGTAAATGCTCAGCTGAAAAATTGAGTGTTTTCAGGTTTTCCATCTGATCTTCCCGTGGGTCTTCCTCCATAAGCAAATTGGAAATACCAATGATGGCATTCAGAGGAGTTCTCATTTCATGGCTCATGGTTGAAAGGAACTGCTGTTTTGCATGGTTGGCCGAATCTGCATCTTCTTTGGCCCTGATGAGTTCCAGTTGTTTTGTCTTTAATTCGGTGATGTCGCGACTAATACCTGTGATACCTATTACATTTCCATCTTTATTGAATATGGGGGATTTGAATGTTTCATACCACTCTCCCTCGGTCAGATTCGGGTCATGTGCTTCGGAATACAGTTGCATTTTTGTATCTATGACCCTCTGATCATCAGCCTGAAAGCGGGAAGCCACCTCCAGGGGACAAATATCATAATCTGTTTTACCCAAAAGTTCGGAAGGGCTTAATCCGTAGAATCGGGCAAAAGGTTTGTTAACTGCAATATATCTTCCATGCAGATCCTTGAGCCATGCTTTGTAAGGCAAATTATCCAGAATAGCATTCAGGCGGGCCCTGCTTTCCAGGATTTCGATCTCAAATTTCTTCCTTTCGGTTATATCGACCAGTACAGTCAATGTTGCAGGTGTATCACCATAAGGTATCAACGATGAACGAACTATTACATCATGCGTAATACCTTCCTTATCGATCAGGCGAATTTCATAATCATCAACACTTTCCCCCATCATGCGCCTGCTTACTGATTGTATAACCTTTTCGTGATCATCTTCATGGACATGTTCAAGGATGGAACTCCCTATGAGTTCATCCATCGGATACTTGAACTTCCTGCATCCGGCTTCGTTGATGAAAATGATTTTATCCTCCTGATGCAGCACGACATAATCCGGCAGATGACGTACCAGTGCCCTAAACCGTTCTTCACTCTTTTTAAGGGTTTCTTCAGTTTTTTCCCTTTGAATGATCTCCTTTTCCAGGTTGACTTTTTGTCTGAAGAAATTCTTGATCAAAACTGCCAACCTCCCAAATTCATTATTCTTCCGGCTTAGCCCCTCAATAGGGACTACATTGTTGGTAACCAGGCTCACCGATATCAATCTAAGAGGCTTGTATATCCAGTTTACCAGCAGGAAGGAAATAATAACCGTAAGAAGAATCGTCAAAACCAGATACAACATGAAAAGATTATTGGCAAATTGGTTGAATTTGCTGATTACCTTCTCTTCCACAAGAAATTCAATCTGACCTATTTCCTGTGCGGCATATCCAAAAAGTGGCTTTACAACTGCAATCTCATGCAATTCATACGAATCTTCATCAACCTCGTGGTCGTAATCTTCAAAGATTCTGATATGACTTTTAGAAGCATCTTCCAGTTCACGGATAAAATACTCATCCCAAAGCTTCCCGATAAAAAGATAACCCCTTGCCTGCAATGGCCGGATTGTATCCGAAGGATGGTTTATGGTAGCACCCCGTATTTCCAGCAGTCCGTCATCAGACATATGGAAAAACTGAGAATAGAATGCATTTGAAAACATCTTCATCCTATGACTGTCCGGTATGGGTGCTTGATGCAAAGAATCATCCAAAGTAGCATTCCTGGAATAAACAAGGTTAAAGTTTTTATCATAAATCCAGAAAACATCATAATCATACTTTGTAACCAGGATGTCGAAATTCTCTTTGGCAAACAATGAATCGGGGCTTTCCAGGAACCTAAGAGTTCCATCCCATAAACTATAAATCCTTTCCACCAGATTCTTGTAAGAAGAACCTTTTATAGCAAGGATATTATCCTGAACATCAAAGTATTTGATTTTTTGCTCTTCATATAGAAAGTCGTAACGCTGACGTTCCACCGACTTCATAAGGAAAAATCCGGATATAAAAAATAATACAAGGATAGCCAAGATGAACAATATCCTGTACCTGATATTTGGTGTAATAGTTTTCATGTATTCTCCGTGTGGATTAACTGGCAGATCCACCTTAGTGCACTAAAAATGCTATGTTGCAACAAAGTTAATTTATGGGGTATTACGTAATTTATACCGCATTGTTACAATATATAATAAGTAATTGCTTATTATTGTAATCTTCTAAATATCATTGAGAATTTTGAGCAAAATGAAACCGGCATGTCTTACATTCACAAATATTGAAAGCAATAATTTGCTTCATGCAGGTTCCAACGTACCATTAAATTAAAACTATTATATGATGAAATCATTACGTTTATTTTTGGGAGTAATCGGTGCAGTTATAATACTGGCCGGCTGTAATCAGCAAAGTACAGTTGATCAACCCGTTATTGGCAAACAGGAACTCAATCTCAGCAGCGATCTTATGACCCCGGAGGTATTATGGGCTTTTGGGAGAATAGGTGAAGTCAGCGTTTCACCGGAAGGGAACAAAGTTCTTTTCAGTGTTGGCTATTATGATATTCCAATAAACAAAGGCAATCGCGATCTCTACATGATGAACACAGATGGAAGCGATCTTCAGCAAATAACCAGAACCCCTTTTAGCGAATTTAATGCAGTATGGAAGCCGGATGGTAAAAAAATTGGATTCCTATCTGCTGAAAGCGGATCGGTACAATTATGGGAGATGTCGCCCGACGGCACCAACAAAGTAATGATCAGCAATATTGATAACGGTATAGGTGGATTCAAATATTCTCCCGACATGACCATGATAGCCTTCATCAAGGAGGTGATTATTGAGAATCCCTATGCCAAACTTTATGAAGGTCTGCCCAAGACCTCCGGGCGTATAGCAAATGATCTGATGTACAGACACTGGGATCACTGGGTGGATGCAGTTAGCCATTTATTTATGGCTGACTACGATGGAAAATCCCTGAGCAATGTCAAGGATATTATGGAAGGAGAACCCTATGAGTCCCCATTGAGTCCATTTGGAGGCATGGAGCAGATTTCCTGGAGCCCCGACAGTAAAATACTGGCTTACACATGTAAAAAATTGAAAGGCCTGGAGTATAGCAAATCCACCAACTCGGATATATATTTTTACGACATTGCTACAGGAAAAACGGCCAATATGACCGAAGGAATGATGGGCTTTGATATAGGGCCTGTTTTTTCACCCGACGGTAAAAAAATGGCATGGGAAAGTATGGAACGCGATGGATATGAATCCGATAAAAACAGGCTGTTTGTTTTGAATCTTGAAACCGGCGTTAAAACTGATTATACCAAAGACTTGGATCAGAATGCCCATGGACCTGCATGGTCGGCCGACGGGCAGACGATTTTCTTTATCAGTCCGTGGCACGGGACAGAGGACATATACGAGCTTTACCTTCCCAGCGGCCACATCCGGAAGATTACGGAAGGCATACACAACTATCTGAGTGTCGAACCCGCTGGCGATAAGCTGATTGCTTCCCGTCAATCAATGTCCATGACAACCGAAATTTTTTCAGTAAATCCCATTGATGGAGCCGACACA belongs to Bacteroidota bacterium and includes:
- a CDS encoding PAS domain S-box protein, producing the protein MKTITPNIRYRILFILAILVLFFISGFFLMKSVERQRYDFLYEEQKIKYFDVQDNILAIKGSSYKNLVERIYSLWDGTLRFLESPDSLFAKENFDILVTKYDYDVFWIYDKNFNLVYSRNATLDDSLHQAPIPDSHRMKMFSNAFYSQFFHMSDDGLLEIRGATINHPSDTIRPLQARGYLFIGKLWDEYFIRELEDASKSHIRIFEDYDHEVDEDSYELHEIAVVKPLFGYAAQEIGQIEFLVEEKVISKFNQFANNLFMLYLVLTILLTVIISFLLVNWIYKPLRLISVSLVTNNVVPIEGLSRKNNEFGRLAVLIKNFFRQKVNLEKEIIQREKTEETLKKSEERFRALVRHLPDYVVLHQEDKIIFINEAGCRKFKYPMDELIGSSILEHVHEDDHEKVIQSVSRRMMGESVDDYEIRLIDKEGITHDVIVRSSLIPYGDTPATLTVLVDITERKKFEIEILESRARLNAILDNLPYKAWLKDLHGRYIAVNKPFARFYGLSPSELLGKTDYDICPLEVASRFQADDQRVIDTKMQLYSEAHDPNLTEGEWYETFKSPIFNKDGNVIGITGISRDITELKTKQLELIRAKEDADSANHAKQQFLSTMSHEMRTPLNAIIGISNLLMEEDPREDQMENLKTLNFSAEHLLSLISDILDFSKIEAGKIDLEETDFNLHDLLNSVKQTFVIRAKAKGVEVDLNMSDDLPVALKGDSVRLNQIITNLVGNAVKFTEKGKISLDASLMNMKGNKAYIRFIVSDSGVGIPADKLDDIFNPFIQASSTAKYNIGGTGLGLAITKRLVELQKGSISVESELGKGSEFTFIIPYTLGKEDQTKDIRKTRSDELQSIKNVNILLVEDNIINQVIASKYLMKWGAIVDEAENGLVALEKIKQNHYDIILMDLQMPELDGYDTARAIRKMEDPRIKDIPIIALTASALLEVREQVMQAGMNDYVTKPFNPVELNHKIVKYVTKI
- a CDS encoding S9 family peptidase, producing MMKSLRLFLGVIGAVIILAGCNQQSTVDQPVIGKQELNLSSDLMTPEVLWAFGRIGEVSVSPEGNKVLFSVGYYDIPINKGNRDLYMMNTDGSDLQQITRTPFSEFNAVWKPDGKKIGFLSAESGSVQLWEMSPDGTNKVMISNIDNGIGGFKYSPDMTMIAFIKEVIIENPYAKLYEGLPKTSGRIANDLMYRHWDHWVDAVSHLFMADYDGKSLSNVKDIMEGEPYESPLSPFGGMEQISWSPDSKILAYTCKKLKGLEYSKSTNSDIYFYDIATGKTANMTEGMMGFDIGPVFSPDGKKMAWESMERDGYESDKNRLFVLNLETGVKTDYTKDLDQNAHGPAWSADGQTIFFISPWHGTEDIYELYLPSGHIRKITEGIHNYLSVEPAGDKLIASRQSMSMTTEIFSVNPIDGADTQISFVNQDILNQLTMGNIEERWIKTTDDKEMLTWIIYPPHFDPAKTYPALLYCQGGPQSMVSQFWSYRWNFQMMAANGYIIVAPNRRGLPGFGQEWLEQISGDYGGQNMKDYFSAIDALANEPFVDETRLGAVGASYGGFSVYWLAGNHDKRFKAFIAHDGMFNFEAQYLETEEMWFADWDLGGAFWEFDNKIAQNSYANSPHKFVHKWDTPILVIHGERDYRITYTQGMSAFNAAVLRGVPAEFLYFPDENHWVLSPQNGILWQRTFFNWLDRWLK